In the genome of Sciurus carolinensis chromosome 3, mSciCar1.2, whole genome shotgun sequence, one region contains:
- the Crk gene encoding adapter molecule crk isoform X2, producing the protein MAGNFDSEERSSWYWGRLSRQEAVALLQGQRHGVFLVRDSSTSPGDYVLSVSENSRVSHYIINSSGPRPPVPPSPAQPPPGVSPSRLRIGDQEFDSLPALLEFYKIHYLDTTTLIEPVSRSRQGSGVILRQEEAEYVRALFDFNGNDEEDLPFKKGDILRIRDKPEEQWWNAEDSEGKRGMIPVPYVEKYRPASASVSALIGGR; encoded by the exons ATGGCGGGCAATTTCGACTCAGAGGAGCGGAGTAGCTGGTACTGGGGGCGGTTGAGCCGGCAGGAGGCAGTGGCACTGTTGCAGGGCCAGCGGCACGGGGTGTTCCTGGTGCGGGACTCGAGCACCAGCCCCGGGGACTATGTGCTCAGCGTCTCCGAGAACTCGCGCGTCTCACACTACATCATCAATAGCAGCGGCCCGCGCCCACCGGTGCCACCATCGCCCGCACAGCCTCCGCCCG GGGTGAGCCCCTCCAGACTCCGAATAGGAGATCAAGAGTTTGATTCATTGCCTGCTTTACTGGAATTCTACAAAATTCACTATTTGGACACTACAACATTGATAGAACCAGTTTCCAGATCCAGGCAGGGTAGTGGAGTGATactcaggcaggaggaggcagagtaTGTGCGAGCCCTCTTTGACTTTAATGGGAATGATGAAGAAGATCTTCCCTTTAAGAAAGGAGACATCTTGAGAATCCGGGATAAGCCTGAAGAGCAGTGGTGGAATGCCGAGGACAGCGAAGGCAAGAGAGGGATGATTCCAGTCCCTTACGTGGAGAAGTATAGACCTGCCTCCGCCTCAGTATCGGCTCTGATTGGAG